One window of the Babesia microti strain RI chromosome IV, complete genome genome contains the following:
- a CDS encoding hypothetical protein (overlaps_old_locusTagID:BBM_III06975), with amino-acid sequence MFCSHGIHTILLSCILLLIFTEQFRINTNNQNCKPKYDKEFRCRVINYKFNTEPITLDGHYDDDARKWSKILPGEILLGDLGCDIDGNFFVKMHIAGHSIKVAIPAHTNSKEFSEYDPLQNLPCANSIDDNARDEDEVSLCLDRSKDPDQITKSILLSCKNMVLRKPETKMSYEKFDWEGITFNPPRSPHYIHPKKLQNKQIEVLITDTNPENDIIRGELFTHDTVEQKRREYLTVYHMLHTLSATKQHYHLNCIVESVVGNVIKLNVLNGLCGYALKIGMLKNVQPGQALDLVAVGCDPLLERIFLTADDGEVSFNYEPLAKDIENEVVEQLLCMNQWFRAEIMKFSENGLVVRICGISNPVLAFVPTNHLPYCGSSGVIDNMYMRNFCQDPRFASRYIASKLGKLCHISHYDNTLYVRFHKLKFPMDECSTNKLEIKNFDIGKLHLTTRPKVKWSTKMLKIAQKISTQSLEDLKSIDIDHFYPAKILFQANGHVYIAVNVNMRKNFDFENDGIIGIVPIDEYFAIAKPGALIHARVNRVETVQRKDQVLKHAKFVDKEISFTAAEKVGPLGEYDKVHILWMSFQTPEYFNSLYTHEEEPGNFTYLPYYSDSHPEVYTESMDKGRVSNLVKEEYEDELFWVNRDEAIRKAFTKHWFKMYEREVELVNTDPVAKIFEALKNKSGSLAQVIDSMSDFHKFRQLPLKQLLRHFEQLLVILNTFKQLPLEKIFYHAVDTDSFYKIMSATIVPRNPSGNDFLSVSEVEAVLSKFLPEDSQSQHNFITTAIRESVNAINITRSDGYTILTDELVTPANIAISILVTLLNPKYGLMALVRHRHRTMPNEVFSTSRQKIHYNSSTTFDHLHDRLSRAVKVLGENKLLNIKSMPPWPYLVKSTQRFYAHLTDMGFFELARSYNKLLSMLRSDQDLENIPDDLPEDYENLSYKKPSYDLKHMDQFISSDHSNMGKKGSAKRKENSMIMSGGDKLGKDFKKIHSKEEIDRFFEQIDEMNLVYGLRIPLF; translated from the exons atgtTTTGCTCACATGGAATCCACACTATACTACTTtcatgtatattattactaattttCACTGAGCAATTCAGAATAAATACTAACAATCAAAATTGCAAACCCAAATATGACAAGGAATTTAGATGTCGCgttataaattacaaattcaaTACTGAACCAATTACACTAGATGGACACTATGATGATGACGCCAGGAAGTGGTCCAAGATTCTTCCAGGGGAGATTCTTCTGGGTGATTTGGGGTGTGATATCGATGGAAATTTCTTTGTAAAAATGCATATTGCTGGCCACTCAATTAAGGTGGCAATCCCCGCTCATACAAACTCAAAAGAGTTCAGCGAGTACGACCCTCTGCAGAATCTACCCTGCGCTAATAGCATTGATGATAATGCTAGGGATGAAGATGAGGTGTCACTCTGCTTGGATAGGTCTAAAGATCCAGATCAAATCACTAAATCTATACTACTTAGCTGTAAAAATATGGTACTAAGGAAACCTGAAACAAAGATGTCGTATGAAAAGTTCGATTGGGAAGGCATCACTTTTAACCCACCCCGTAGCCCACATTATATTCAcccaaaaaaattacagAACAAGCAAATTGAGGTACTAATCACCGACACAAACCCTGAAAATGATATCATCAGGGGCGAATTATTCACGCATGATACTGTAGAACAGAAGAGACGCGAATATTTGACCGTTTACCACATGTTGCACACATTATCAGCCACCAAGCAACATTATCACttaaattgtattgttGAATCTGTGGTTGGTAATGTGATTAAGTTGAATGTCTTGAATGGTTTGTGTGGTTATGCCTTGAAAATTGGAATGCTAAAGAATGTTCAACCTGGACAGGCACTGGATTTGGTGGCAGTGGGATGCGATCCGCTTTTGGAACGTATTTTTCTGACTGCAGATGATGGTGAAGTCAGCTTTAACTACGAGCCATTGGCTAAAGATATTGAGAATGAAGTTGTTGAACAGTTACTTTGCATGAATCAGTGGTTCAGGGCAGAGATTATGAAGTTCAGTGAAAACGGCCTGGTGGTTAGAATTTGTGGTATTAGTAATCCAGTTTTGGCATTTGTACCTACAAATCACCTTCCATATTGCGGATCCAGCGGTGTTATCGATAACATGTATATGCGCAACTTTTGCCAGGATCCTCGATTTGCTTCCAGGTACATTGCTAGCAAATTGGGTAAATTATGCCACATAAGTCACTATGATAATACTTTGTATGTGAGATtccacaaattaaaatttcccATGGATGAATGCTCGACCAATAAATTagaaatcaaaaatttcgATATAGGGAAATTGCACTTGACAACTAGACCCAAGGTCAAATGGTCCACCAAAATGCTCAAAATTGCACAAAAAATCAGCACTCAAAGTCTGGAGGATTTGAAGTCTATCGATATTGACCATTTTTATCCAGCCAAGATACTGTTTCAGGCCAATGGCCATGTATACATTGCAGTGAATGTGAATATGAGAAAGAATTTCGACTTTGAAAACGATGGAATTATAGGCATAGTTCCTATTGACGAGTATTTTGCCATTGCCAAGCCTGGGGCCCTCATTCAT GCACGGGTCAACAGGGTTGAAACAGTACAAAGGAAGGACCAGGTTCTAAAACATGCAAAATTTGTGGATAAAGAAATTTCTTTTACCGCTGCTGAGAAAGTTGGCCCTTTGGGAGAGTATGACAAGGTGCATATTTTGTGGATGTCATTCCAAACTCCGGAATACTTCAATAGTTTGTATACCCATGAAGAAGAACCCGGCAACTTTACCTACTTGCCATACTACTCTGATAGTCACCCCGAAGTTTATACAGAGAGTATGGACAAGGGCCGGGTGAGTAACTTGGTGAAGGAGGAATACGAGGATGAGCTCTTCTGGGTCAACCGAGATGAGGCAATCCGCAAGGCCTTCACCAAGCACTGGTTCAAGATGTATGAGAGGGAAGTTGAGTTGGTGAATACGGATCCAGTAgccaaaatttttgagGCACTAAAAAACAAATCAGGTTCACTGGCACAGGTTATCGATTCTATGAGCGATTTTCACAAGTTTAGACAGTTGCCGCTTAAGCAGTTGCTGCGCCATTTCGAGCAACTGTTAGTGATATTGAACACTTTCAAGCAGCTTCCATTGGAAAAGATATTTTACCATGCTGTAGATACGGATagtttttataaaataatgtCTGCGACAATAGTACCTAGGAACCCATCAGGGAATGACTTCTTATCAGTGTCTGAGGTTGAAGCTGTGTTATCTAAATTTTTGCCAGAGGATTCACAATCACAGcacaattttatcacaaCTGCTATTAGAGAATCTGtaaatgcaataaatatCACTAGATCTGACGGATATACTATTCTAACAGATGAATTAGTAACTCCAGCGAATATTGCCATATCAATACTTGTAACGTTATTGAATCCTAAATATGGGTTAATGGCGTTAGTGAGGCATAGACATCGTACAATGCCAAATGAAGTTTTTTCAACATCTCGTCAGAAAATCCACTATAACTCCAGCACAACATTTGATCATCTGCATGACAGATTATCACGGGCTGTTAAGGTTCTGGGTGAGAATAAACTGTTAAACATTAAAAGCATGCCCCCTTGGCCATACCTGGTAAAATCCACCCAAAGATTCTATGCACACTTGACTGATATgggattttttgaattgGCTCGATCGTACAACAAATTGTTGTCCATGTTGCGTTCTGATCAGGACTTGGAAAATATCCCTGACGACTTACCTGAAGACTATGAGAATCTCTCGTACAAAAAACCTTCCTATGACTTGAAGCATATGGACCAATTTATTTCCAGTGATCACAGTAATATGGGTAAAAAAGGGAGTGCAAAGAGGAAGGAAAATAGCATGATTATGAGTGGCGGGGATAAATTGGGAAAGGACTTTAAAAAGATCCACAGCAAGGAAGAAATTGACAGATTCTTCGAGCAGATAGATGAAATGAATTTGGTATATGGGCTTAGGATCCCTTTATTTTAA
- a CDS encoding ribosome maturation factor RimM, putative (RimM) (overlaps_old_locusTagID:BBM_III06960) — MLIPFTYFTLLIIIYGANCWRVTHNLHSNIPNRYRLNSVRRGVLTEFKYYKPSKYSKVGFPHRDADEVVSEHIEQTASNTSADNLILSKSNPSYIEQIRNNKYFLTDSFKEGIINCPSFTNEYIQIATITKVHGLKGHVRAISFGYLKDEQVLKSKYLFLHFDEENEFPLELEYGKLLKGTYLLKFKGINTPVEAARLVGAQISVPSTSISVPNDNVYFTHDLLGMKVYLYSDISKTCLGKIIDCISRRDIAFTRKLEPFTDDLLELELDVGLSLTQLQSLISQSDNIDDSSNAEIDEPVTLLNENELDCADNVYEGMEEGIAYVKIYKCSECSKTFTNRAFADTHVCNLNTEYLSQSQSKSDLGLDLDGEICTNAIEIVPLDQMIKESPTGMKRVFVPLDKNRTVRVIDLPTNSAYIDTFTVFLAENS; from the exons atgttgATTCCATTCACTTATTTCACACTGttaataatcatatatGGCGCAAATTGTTGGCGTGTTACACATAATTTGCATAGCAATATACCAAACCGCTATAGGTTAAATTCAGTTCGTCGGGGAGTGCTAACAGAATTCAAATACTACAAGCCTAGCAAATATTCCAAAGTAGGCTTTCCCCACCGCGACGCCGATGAAGTTGTATCTGAGCACATTGAACAGACAGCATCTAATACTAGTGCGgataatttgattttatcaaaatcaaATCCATCATATATAGAACAAATTAGAAACAATAAATACTTTCTGACAGATTCGTTCAAGGAGGGTATTATCAACTGCCCCAGCTTCAccaatgaatatatacaaattgccaCTATAACTAAAGTACATGGACTTAAGGGTCATGTTAGAGCTATTTCATTTGGTTATCTGAAAGATGAACAGGTTCTTAAGTCAAAATACCTGTTTTTACACTTTGACGAGGAGAATGAGTTCCCCTTGGAGCTGGAGTATGGAAAATTGTTAAAGGGTACATATTTGCTAAAGTTCAAAGGCATAAACACCCCAGTTGAGGCTGCCAGATTGGTTGGCGCTCAGATATCAGTTCCCAGTACTAGCATATCAGTACCCAATGACAACGTGTACTTTACCCATGATTTATTGGGCATGAAAGTTTACTTATACAGCGATATCTCCAAAACTTGCTTGGGAAAAATAATAGACTGCATTTCTAGGCGTGATATCGCATTCACTAGG AAGCTAGAACCTTTTACGGATGACTTGCTTGAGTTGGAGCTTGATGTGGGACTATCACTTACACAATTACAGTCACTAATCAGTCAATCGGATAATATTGACGATTCTTCTAATGCAGAAATAGATGAACCAGTTACTTTGTTAAATGAAAATGAGTTGGATTGCGCAGATAATGTCTATGAGGGGATGGAGGAAGGAATTGcatatgttaaaatttataagtGTTCTGAATGTAGTAAGACTTTTACCAATCGCGCATTTGCTGATACTCACGTTTGCAATTTGAATACTGAGTATTTATCGCAGTCTCAATCTAAATCAGATCTTGGTCTAGATTTGGATGGGGAAATATGCACAAATGCAATTGAAATAGTACCCCTTGACCAAATGATCAAGGAATCTCCGACTGGAATGAAAAG GGTATTTGTGCCGTTGGACAAGAATCGGACGGTTAGAGTTATCGATTTACCAACTAATTCGGCGTACATCGACACTTTTACTGTGTTCCTAGCTGAAAATTCATga
- a CDS encoding conserved Plasmodium protein, unknown function (overlaps_old_locusTagID:BBM_III06955) — MCGECSLADELIEKACKIRGSAYYLNAIYVYYESKLSEDDLNEYNVKLKISQCLKENLHIVQIDNPLCVLHKIYELTRERDLTEKLFKNQSIDIYHEGICCILSYLDVHSLISFSLCSKDINKGVKSYLTKSLYDLPFYRLPISSNMNYWLNFIDFFFHQVGDIKPIDRTKYPLTAEMLKSNNQLFPITADGMVTHINITIDHLKPHFIVYCNHTNPQAHACSSELKIEGYSKATTKDISVSDFVTEYSTRLEVKSNCPFSKLKLCMLLKQWLECMIMAIEKGNGICEIKLTEYVVNPKHQLIHRVWVQIFCKWGIEPNANVNDTNAKYNKGKDHDAEAQHSLYLTIADHFKWSS, encoded by the exons ATGTGCGGCGAGTGTAGTCTAGCAGATGAACTGATCGAGAAAGCATGTAAAATCAGAGGTTCCGCTTATTACCTGAACGCAATATATGTGTATTATGAGTCTAAGCTTAGTGAAGATGATTTGAACGAATACAATGTCAAACTCAAAATTTCTCAATGCCTAAAGGAAAACTTACACATCGTACAAATTGATAACCCACTATGTGTATTGCACAAAATTTATG AGTTAACTAGGGAGAGAGATCTTACTGAGAAACTGTTCAAAAATCAATCCATTGACATATACCACGAAGGAATATGTTGCATACTATCCTATCTGGATGTACATTCGctaatttcattttctCTATGCTCAaaagatataaataaaGGGGTTAAAAGTTACCTAACAAAATCTCTGTACGATCTGCCCTTCTATCGCCTACCCATCTCCTCCAACATGAACTACTGGCTCAACTTCATCGACTTCTTCTTCCACCAAGTAGGCGATATTAAGCCAATTGATCGCACTAAATATCCACTCACCGCTGAAATGCTTAAGAGTAACAATCAGCTATTTCCAATCACGGCAGATGGAATGGTGACACACATTAACATAACTATCGATCATTTAAAACCCCATTTTATTGT ATACTGTAACCACACAAATCCACAGGCACATGCTTGTTCATCTGAACTCAAAATTGAGGGATACAGTAAAGCTACCACGAAAGATATCTCTGTTTCAGATTTCGTTACCGAGTACTCAACTAGATTGGAGGTTAAATCTAATTGTCCATTTAGTAAACTCAAGTTATGTATGTTACTTAAGCAG TGGCTAGAATGTATGATAATGGCAATTGAGAAGGGGAATGGTATTTGCgaaataaaattaacagAGTATGTTGTCAACCCAAAACATCAGCTAATACACCGAGTGTGGgtccaaatattttgtaaatggGGAATTGAACCAAACGCTAATGTAAATGACACTAACgcaaaatataacaagGGGAAGGACCACGATGCTGAAGCACAGCATTCACTGTATCTGACAATTGCAGATCATTTCAAGTGGTCTTCATAA
- a CDS encoding conserved Plasmodium protein, unknown function (overlaps_old_locusTagID:BBM_III06965): MELLLNASQVLLFRKIISLFRQITQSLHIISTEEGLELSALNSSNTAWLHVFFAQSFFVSYRTINKLSKKELKTLISAKNFYNSLTSPDSYLTKRNNHLNSLDTCIISSESESDALSFSLHFCNGLICRTTSVSLEDSPSQFPDIIDWAEYNYFRFHPKIILRCINPYCFNEDDIVWSADSKTHCIEIKILTARGSINRQSPLLGKDDFSCSNIKLDSSQFDELSLVNNTDCVYSVFSIKQLAAVANLSDSINIPLALVFKDPGDPAFVLFGKAAYLPSKNFNPQAHILNSPTLNIKSTNSRQNDHWSGALWMSTIVSEHFKQTSSDNVSGLVSQISIPQQISITSPQSQLFNYRNLLPAASVLEGDTVPHKPQLFSSQSPSSPIQLEIDTSIEVDLHSVDREKEEVLVLFNEFQGDIINKSPISLDQFNGEYIDTDGSISDFESNTRVSDEFSKLGCLLD, translated from the exons ATGGAATTGTTGCTCAACGCTTCACAAGTACTATTGTTTAGGAAAATAATTTCGCTTTTTCGACAAATAACCCAGTCCTTACATATTATTTCTACTGAAGAAGGACTTGAATTATCAGCACTAAACTCATCAAATACTGCTTGGTTACACGTATTTTTTGCACAGTCCTTCTTTGTTTCCTATAGaacaataaacaaattatctaaaaaGGAACTGAAAACTCTCATATCTGCTAAAAATTTCTACAATTCACTCACATCG CCTGATAGCTATTTGACAAAAAGGAATAATCACTTAAACAGTTTGGACACTTGTATTATATCCTCCGAAAGCGAATCGGATGCTTTATCCTTCTCTCTACATTTTTGCAATGGTCTAATATGCAGGACAACATCAGTGTCTTTGGAA GATTCTCCATCCCAATTCCCTGACATTATTGACTGGGCCGAGTACAATTATTTCCGGTTTCAtccaaaaataatattacgCTGTATAAACCCCTATTGTTTCAATGAAGATGATATTGTTTGGTCCGCTGATTCAAAAACTCACTGCATAGAG atcaaaattttgacagCGCGTGGAAGTATCAATAGGCAATCCCCGTTATTAGGTAAAGATGATTTTTCTTGTTCCAATATCAAGCTAGATTCTTCGCAATTTGATGAACTGTCTCTCG TGAATAACACCGATTGCGTATATTCCGTATTCtcaattaaacaattggCGGCAGTGGCAAATCTTAGCG ATTCCATAAATATACCACTTGCATTGGTATTTAAGGACCCAGGAGACCCTGCATTTGTATTGTTCGGCAAGGCTGCCTATTTACCTTCAAAAAACTTCAACCCCCAAGCCCACATATTAAATTCTCCAACACTGAATATTAAAAGTACGAATAGTAGGC AAAATGATCATTGGAGTGGTGCACTTTGGATGAGCACAATCGTCTCGGAACATTTCAAACAGACATCTAGTGATAACGTTTCTGGACTGGTTTCTCAGATATCCATCCCACAGCaaatatcaattacatCCCCTCAATCACAATTGTTTAACTACAGAAATTTATTGCCCGCAGCTTCGGTGTTGGAAGGAGATACCGTGCCTCATAAGCCTCAATTATTCAGTTCACAGTCCCCAAGCTCACCAATTCAGCTTGAGATTGACACTAGCATTGAAGTTGATTTACATTCTGTCGATAGGGAAAAGGAGGAAGTATTGGTATTATTTAACGAATTCCAAGGggatataattaacaagtCACCCATATCGTTGGACCAATTTAACGGCGAGTACATTGACACAG ACGGTTCAATATCTGATTTCGAATCTAATACTCGAGTTTCGGACGAATTTTCAAAGTTAGGTTGCCTTTTGGACTAG
- a CDS encoding Putative RNA methyltransferase slr0064 (overlaps_old_locusTagID:BBM_III06970) encodes MLRHGSCLYSELVSTHLEKYHMTELFRCFSTDKLLEYSGICKRYRALCSPGLETYLSKETRKISSKEPLRINKGSVDFIASNEVIWKFLLQTRFCQSLWVYLMDPFHVTHEKEFIRKVANSDWNHLIKFDINSNMPKIKVACHNSRLSHTNMIKRCIVEIIHSHKMNTLNLHGDKISPNDNLEPAPALNLDVTITNNTCEILANVSGCLDYRIYLNSCEKLPILPSIASAISTHILDTTTSDLSHVTIWDPFCNNGVMLLELHSLLCGIPNGSPNIEYPLKMLPYNDEYTMNKALNSLNIEPMDLGVSLLGSDSDTNNVQIASKHLLEFEKSSPKSNLIGITTSHDIKFVTDNYKDIMDKLGKTIILSNFLYGNKKSEHLILEAYKLLNDIISIRNDWLDVYLVSGRASFRRHLKFDWNKELSFNNQGIKCELLRLSKV; translated from the exons ATGTTAAGGCATGGCAGTTGTCTATATAGTGAATTAGTGTCCACACATTTGGAAAAATATCACATGACTGAATTGTTTAGGTGTTTTTCAACAGATAAATTGCTGGAATACAGTGGGATTTGTAAGCGTTATCGTGCTTTGTGTTCTCCAGGCCTTGAAACATATCTGTCCAAGGAAACTAGAAAAATTTCCAGCAAAGAACCCCTTAGAATTAATAAGGGATCCGTGGATTTTATTGCATCAAATGAAGTTATCTGGAAATTTTTGCTTCAAACTAGGTTTTGTCAGAGTCTATGGGTCTACTTGATGGATCCATTTCATGTGAC gcacGAAAAGGAGTTTATACGCAAGGTGGCAAACAGTGATTg gaacCACttaatcaaatttgatataaattcCAATATGCCAAAAATAAAAGTCGCCTGCCATAATTCACGATTGTCTCATACGAATATGATTAAACGGTGCATTGTTGAGATAATTCACTCGCACAAAATGAATACGTTAAATCTGCATGGGGATAAGATCAGTcctaatgataatttagaGCCAGCGCCAGCTCTAAATTTAGATGTAACAATAACAAACAACACATGCGAA ATCCTCGCAAATGTATCAGGATGTTTAGATTATAGAATCTATTTAAATAGTTGCGAAAAGTTGCCTATACTACCTTCAATTGCTTCAGCCATTTCAACACATATATTGGATACCACTACCAGCGACCTATCTCA TGTTACAATATGGGATCCCTTTTGCAATAACGGAGTGATGCTACTGGAGCTACATAGTTTGTTATGTG GCATACCAAATGGATCTCCCAATATCGAATATCCATTAAAAATG TTACCTTACAATGATGAATACACCATGAATAAGGCACTTAACAGTCTAAACATTGA ACCCATGGATCTAGGAGTTTCCCTATTAGGCAGTGATTCCGATACTAACAATGTTCAAATTGCCAGCAAGCATTTGTTGGAATTTGAAAAGAGTAGTCCCAAATCCAACTTAATAGGTATAACTACCTCACATGACATTAAATTTGTGACTGATAACTACAAG GACATTATGGACAAATTGGGTAAGACAATTATTTTGAGCAATTTTCTATATGGTAACAAGAAGTCTGAACACCTAATACTCGAGGCATATAAGTTactaaatgatataataagCATTAGAAATGATTGGCTTGACGTATACCTAGTATCTGGTCGTGCATCATTCCGGAGGCACCTGAAGTTTGATTGGAACAAAGAACTAAGCTTTAACAACCAAGGGATAAAATGTGAACTTTTGCGTCTTTCAAAAGTCTAA